A genomic window from Vigna radiata var. radiata cultivar VC1973A chromosome 2, Vradiata_ver6, whole genome shotgun sequence includes:
- the LOC106753495 gene encoding uncharacterized protein LOC106753495: protein MACSFPDVFCWIQKLPPISEWETNPISLNIRSSTSCQPCLSLIVTKNHDSSKFCFVIIADCNTPIHLWTSKPFKHASSKTAKLIDEETISSLFANINQAILLYGSNKNTSFLRFPELDSTPNLSDVFNLSFFTLLFLVCIYETPAADFRSGCISNLKDHLTGFESRKASITLMKLLGSNVEELWMRSVNLAVTNWVGEQEAHHNPFRTPCPLFSYSLSATGLWKVQLYCPLIVMDVENSKSNPASERLQFSLKHHHVEAVFQFNHKVSIKKEWVEIMVDIDNIRCDVIKLVNESLMKERGADAAEKHFPSRISLQLTPIVQDQVLSLSVGKSSENPQKEIGVDKSIEASFEPSVPVGLKVSAGESTTVSLKPWKFEESVYGYSANLNWFLHDSMDGKEVFSSKPSKFAMINPKSWFKNRYSSALRPFTRQGGIVFAGDEYGEKVWWKVDKGAIGKTIEWEIRGWIWLTYWPNKRITFYNETRRLEFREIVTVDVA from the exons ATGGCCTGCAGTTTTCCTGACGTGTTTTGCTGGATTCAGAAGCTTCCACCAATCTCAGAATGGGAAACAAATCCAATTTCACTAAACATACGTTCTTCAACCTCTTGCCAACCATGTCTCAGTCTTATCGTAACCAAAAACCATGATTCCTCAAAATTCTGCTTTGTCATTATAGCAGACTGCAACACTCCTATCCATCTTTGGACCTCAAAACCTTTTAAGCACGCCAGCTCCAAAACTGCAAAGTTAATAGATGAAGAAACCATTTCCAGTCTCTTTGCCAATATCAACCAGGCCATCCTTCTTTATGGCTCCAACAAGAACACTTCCTTCCTCAGGTTTCCAGAACTTGACTCCACCCCCAACCTTTCGGACGTTTTCaatctttctttcttcactctCTTGTTCCTAGTTTGTATATACGAAACTCCTGCCGCAGATTTTCGTTCTGGGTGTATTAGTAACCTGAAAGATCACCTGACAGGTTTTGAGTCAAGAAAAGCATCAATCACGCTGATGAAACTCTTAGGCTCTAACGTAGAAGAGTTGTGGATGCGCTCTGTGAACCTTGCAGTTACTAACTGGGTCGGGGAACAAGAAGCACATCACAACCCCTTCAGAACACCTTGtccattattttcttattcCCTTTCGGCAACTGGGTTGTGGAAAGTCCAGTTGTATTGCCCCCTCATAGTCATGGATGTTGAGAACTCAAAAAGTAATCCAGCAAGTGAGAGACTTCAATTCTCCCTCAAACATCACCATGTGGAAGCTGTTTTTCAATTCAATCACAAAGTCTCCATAAAAAAAGAGTGGGTTGAAATCATGGTGGACATTGACAACATAAG gTGTGATGTTATAAAATTGGTGAATGAATCTCTTATGAAAGAAAGAGGGGCTGATGCAGCTGAAAAACATTTCCCTTCGAGAATATCCTTACAACTAACACCTATTGTCCAAGACCAAGTGTTGAGCCTCTCGGTGGGGAAATCCTCGGAGAACCCACAGAAAGAAATCGGAGTTGACAAAAGTATAGAAGCTTCTTTCGAGCCATCGGTTCCTGTGGGGCTTAAGGTGTCAGCTGGAGAGTCGACAACAGTGAGTTTGAAGCCTTGGAAATTTGAAGAATCTGTTTATGGGTACAGTGCAAATTTGAATTGGTTTCTTCATGATAGTATGGACGGCAAAGAAGTTTTCTCATCAAAGCCTTCAAAGTTTGCTATGATTAATCCTAAGTCATGGTTCAAAAATCGATACTCAAGTGCTCTGCGACCTTTCACCAGGCAAGGAGGAATCGTTTTCGCAGGCGATGAATATGGAGAAAAAGTGTGGTGGAAAGTCGACAAAGGAGCCATTGGAAAAACAATAGAATGGGAGATAAGAGGTTGGATATGGTTAACTTATTGGCCTAACAAACGCATAACCTTCTACAACGAAACTAGGAGGCTGGAGTTTCGAGAAATAGTAACTGTTGATGTTGCTTAG